The DNA window CAGCCTAGGATCCACTCGATCCCGGCCTGGAAGGAAACCCGGTTATGAAACTGGGCTGCCGAACGAGGCCTTATAGGAACATGAACCTTTTAATTTTGACCACAACCAACAAATGTAAAACGAACGTCAAACAAAGTTTCCCGCAGAAAGTTTGACATCGGATAAGCAAATTATTACGAAATTACTAAGTGCCAGAGGCAACTCTCTGTCCCAGCATAACTCTTGTTTATTGAGTTTGCAACAAAGACACTTCATTTATGAAATCACTGCTCCGGAACGTAGGGTGGGAGCATCCCTTTGAGAAAGGAGTCTAGCAATGTTAATCCTCTCTCAGGTTGGGAGGACGGAACCATATGACCAGCTCCTCTGACGGAAGCAAATGTGAATCCTCCCTTGTACTGTTGAACATATCCTCCTACCTGCAAGCACAAACATTCAGAAGTCATGAGAATTTCAAGCATACAAGCTTGTAGTATACATAAACATGTAATGCTCGCTTTGGAGCATGAGGTTCTCATAGTGACTTTCATAAGAAACAAGTAGTTATTTATATAGAAAATATGCTTGCTTTCCAAAGTGAGCACACATTAGGCACTGAAACATACCTCCATGTTTACTGTCCACGGCCGCCATGGAGTTGTGACATGCAGGTTAAGGTCATGGATGGAATACCTCGTAGCGGGGAGTGGGCACACGGAATCAAAATCACCACTGAAAAAAGTGCATAATTATTGCATTATGTGGGAATGTTTACATATAATTGTACTATATATGGTCCTTGGACAATAATTAATTACCTAAAAATCCAGACAGGCAGCTTCATCTCAATTAGCCACGAGATCGTTGGCACCATGGAAATTGGTGCATCTTTCCAGTGCAAGTTTCTGTAAAATCCCACACGAGAGTTTGAGGTGAAACAAGGCAGTATTTTGTTAGCTCACTAATCTTAGATCAGCGTGATGGTCCAATTATTAAAAGATCTTACGTGCATCCTGACCACTCTGTCATTCTAGCGTGAAAAGCATTCTGCACTGCTGGATCATTGAGGTAGGCGTAGGTGTAATAATCGCTGCAGGGATCATACCCAGGTAACTGTAATGTGTGGAAAATGGTTAGTGGTTTAAGAACTGTAATTTTAGCAGAATCAAAATTACTTAAGAACCACATCGCAGAGGAAAATTGTGAATCGTCGTCTTACGTAGCCACTAGGATAGTATGCTCCGTTGGCCGCATCAACACAGATTGGAGCATATATGTTGTAAGGGTCAATTTGTCCAGGATCGAAAGCATCTATAGCGCCATCGCACACCAGGCCGTCTGAGTTGTCAAAATGACAGTGCCTAGTTATGTTGGCAAAGACCTCGTCTGACATTGATCCGTGGCTCCAGAAGTAGTCAACCTGACCCTTGAAGTTCATATTCCAGTCCAGAAGAGGATTTCCAACCTTGATCGAAAAGGAATGAGAATATCCATTAAGGGCATGCAGGTTGACTGTTAATATTGTAAGCTTATAATAACCTGCATGTTGCTGCAAGTAAAAAAGTTCAGGTCATACCAAGATGCCCCGTAGGTTTATGGCTGTCTTGCTATTGTACGAATTCTGGACTAGAATGGTGGCAGCAAGCTCGGGCACGTAGTGTCCGGCGAAGCTCTCCCCGGAGATGTAGATTGGGCGGCTTTTGTACTCAGGGAAACGCTCCAACCAATTAATCAGAAACACGTAGGCATCATCAGCTGTCCTCTGATCTCCACTGATGTCATAGTCCGAAGAGGTGTTGGAGTAAGAAAATCCAACTCCCGCCGGTGATTCCAAGAAGATCACATTAGCCACTACATTTTTTTCATTACCCCGTTAGAGTTTCATATATGAAAATTTTCAATGATTTTCAAAAGGGTATGTAAGCTGCCCAAGTTACCGTTATTCCAAGCATACATGTTCCTGCTCAGCGTTTTGTTGTCGCTGTTTACACGGAATGGGCCCAGTTCTTGCATTGCTCCGTAGCCAAGCGAGGAGCATCCTGGCCCTGTGAACGGGAACAAGGGTGTCCTGTAAGAGCGCGCGAGACAGTGGTGTCAGCACATACATGCCTATCGCAAGTCGGATCCTTACCTCCATTAAGCCACAGGAGCAGCGGCTTTGTCGAGGCATCCTGCAGCGCCTCCACGAAGTAGTAGAAGAGCGCGCGGCCGTTCTTCTCGTCGACGGTGATGTACCCACCGTACTGGTCGAAGTCGACGCCGTCTGGTTGCCCCGGCAGCAACATGATCTTGTCAGCCGCCTTCAGGGTGCTCTGGTCCGGGCCGCCAGAGTAGCTTGTTCTCTGCAGGCTGCCGCCAACCCTCTGACCAATGTTACTCACCTTAAACATGCCCTTATCGCTACGATTGGTCCTCCTAGACCTGATGAACTCTCTCAGTTGAGCCTCTTGGGACGCATCTGCGTGCAATGCAGCGGCGCAGATAAGGAGCAGCAAGTAGATCAGGGAAGCGGTGTTCCTCATCTTTACTGTGAAATGTGTGTCGATCTCTCCGAGATTTACAGTTCGCTTGACAAGGGTTTAATGGTTTATATAGGCCCTCATGGAggactgatttttttttttctgaaatagCAGTTTTGTATCCTACGATGGCTTTGTTCAAGTGAGTACGAGCAGTGCAACGAACACTTCGTGTAGCAAGCTGTACGCATTGTACGTTCTGCCGTTCTATGATTGTTGTATCCTCTCCAGGCTCGGGTTAATAGCAACGAACAGTTTCCTTCGCGGAGATGGCAATGGTTCGACGAGAAAGGACATGCTGCCGGCTAATGAGAGCGAACCTTATGCGTAGATTAATAGCAGGCGCGGCCATTAGGATTTGTTTTTGTAGTGTAGCCTTTGGTCCATTCTTTACCTGCATTTTCTGTTCAAAGAGATGATTTGGGAGGTCATCGATGGCAATTTTGCGTATGTTCTGTGCGTTACAGGCTCAACCTTTTGCTGCAGGTCGGACGCAAGATTAATGGCGAGAGATCGAGCATCCATTTGGAAATCGTATGAGGTCCTCCATGCAACACAAACAAATTACACAAATAATGCACCCCCACAATAATAGCATCCATGTATGTTTTTTTTCTTGCAACCGTATCTGCAAAGAGTGTTACAGTGTGAATATTCTATTTCCTAGCACCGTAAGAATGCCTATGAAATATTGGGCCAAGATCTTAAGATCAACAAAGTCACCACAGATATCTTATTATCCATATACACAATCATCTACTCCTTTTATCTCAAAATAAATCAATTTCTAGCTAGCTTCGGACACATtattatattaaaaagaagaCCTCAATATCCTCCATGTATATTGTGTTACTTTTTAAGACTATTGTGATTAATGCTGACTGTAAGGTGGCCACAACAATCTATAATTGCTTATCACACTGAACAATGCAGGAAGTTGAAGAGAATTGGGTGATTGTGGAATCCGTTCATGGACGAGCACTACACCATAACGCCAAAATATCGTCGGACCTCGATCGGTAAAAATAGATAATCACTGATAAACTATCTGTTGGTAAAAAAATTCAGCAAACAGTTAGTCGGTAATTCAACCTTTTCCAATTATCTATCTGTCGGTAAACATATTTTCATATATTTTCACCTACAGTTGGCGAGTCGGTTGGTAAATCCTTATATAGGGGTTGGATTGTCAGCTGGCAAATAGAGCCTAGATATTTGGTCCATTGCCCAACACTATAGAACCCTAGCATCTCCATATTCACTAACCAGCGCCCGCACTTTTCCTCCTAAAACGCCGTCATGCCCAACCTTTACTAAAACGCTGTTGTACGCGCGTGCCCCTAGGTAAGGTTATATGTGACTTGCGGTGACGAAGTCGGATCCATTGCTTGAACCGGCCCACGAGCGGCCCAATAgccatcttcctcctcctcggTCACCTAGTGATCCCAGCCGGTGCCCGCTTGCCCCCACGTCGTCTTCCACCTTTGTCTCTTACGATAGGAGACGCCGGATTCACCACTACCGACTACCGTCATTGGAGCTGCTCGTATCTGCACCGCCATCGGAGTTGCCCCCACGCCGCCTTCCAACACTGTCTCCGATGGCACCACCGTCGAATTCGCCGCCACCAACACCTACCGCCCTAACCTATCTCCATTGAGCGTCAGGGAGCTCGTCGTGAGTCCCCCGTTGCTTCCGCAGGCCATCGGATATCCTCCACGACTTGTGGCTGGCAGCATCCACCGTCCCACGTGCAACCGGAAATAATCCATGTCGCACGCGGGATCTGGAGCTGATCCATCACATAAGGCGGAATATATTTTTTATTATGTTGGAATGATTGTTCCAGCTTAAAATAAATATTCCACGTTCAAAAAGTATTCTACCAAAAAATCATCCAAATGTGTTCAAGTgtgatcttgttttgaagatTTCGTTGCAAGAAACTCACTGGTACAGTTGGATTTTGATTTGGATATATAAAATATACCTTTTTTCTTGTTTGGTTTCTTCTTGGACCACGTGCTGCGACCGGTCGCGTGCTCGGGTGCGTGCTGACTGGTCGCAGAAGCGTTTCCTCTGCGTGGCCCGCTCGCTTTTTGTATTTTCCGCCGGCCCAATATGTGATTTAACGCCCAGCTTTCTTaattttcttctttctttcttttttctttcctcCTGCAACTTCTCTCGACGCTAGAACAATTGTTCCAGAAAGCggaatattttttaaaatattgAAACAATTGCTCCAGAAGGCGGAATATTTTTTCATTATATTGGAATAATTGTTCCAACTTAAAAAAATTGTTCCACGTTAAAAAAATATTTCCACTAAAAATCATTCAAATGTATTCAAGTCGGATCTTATTTTAAAGATTTCATCGCAAGAAATACAGTGGTGCGGTCGAATTTAATTTGGATATACGGTTTggaaaatattttttttcttctttaaTTTATTCTTGATCACGTGACCAGCTTATTATTACTTTGACTTCCGGTCGCACATGGAACTCCTAGCAGCACCCTGCAACCCcctccccccacccccacccaaaaaaaaaacagaccTCCCCAAGGCCCTAAAAAAGGCCATCATTGCGGGCTGCGGAAATCTAAGATGGGCCGAATACGGCTTCAGCCGATGACGCGCTTTTATAGCTGGAGCGATGTGTCCTCGTCGTGCCCCCTCCCAAAATGCTGTCGCGcgctcctccctctcccttccaaTCTTGCTCGCCCACGCATCCAATTCCTTGCACACGCTAGCCACAAGTCCACCTCAATCTCACCTGCACCATCCACTAATCCTCACATCCACCAACTTGCCAGAGCCAAATCTCGCACGCCCTCCCAAATGTTGCGCCTCCTTGCGCCTCCCGAAGTGGGCTACTCGTTCTCCCCCAAATTTGCTCTGGTGCTGCAATAGTACTAATTTGGTGTCGTGGATATTGTTATTCTTTTTTATAAGCTTAGTTAAACTAGAGATGGTTCAACTTAGAACAAAACTAGAAAAATTTATATTTTGACATGAAAGGGGTAACAGAAAAGTCAAAAATATCAATATGATTGACATGTTCTGAAGTGCAGGACTTATACGATGTACCATGAACACATGCTCTACAGCATTGGCAGATTGCCATTTTTATCACATTATCTTGGCACTTAATGCAAGTTGTGAAACTAATGTCAAACAACAACAATCAACATTCAGAACTCCATTTCgcagaaaaaaaagaaacactGAGAACTCCATAAAAGGGTTACATTATATTTGCATCCAAATTACTGCTCCATTACATAAGGCGGTAGCTTTCCTTTTAAGAAGGAGCTGACCAGCACTAGCGATCTCTCTGGCTGGAAATAAGGAACTTGATGGCCAGCTCCCCTCACTGAAACAAGCACAAGACCTCCCGTGTACTGCTGAACATAGCCTCCAACCTGCAAGGATCCACCCAAGTTTGTCACTGTTGAAAAGAGAAAAACAAAGAAAGAAACAAAGTGCGGGCCGGATTGAAGTGTTATTTACCTCTTTGTTTGCAGTCCAGGGGCGCCATGGCTCCATGACCGAGAGCTCGAGATCAATGATGGAGTACCTTGTCGCAGTGAGCGGGCAGATGGCATCAAAGTCGCCACTGAAAACATGTTCCCTCCCACGTTACATGCCTTGCAGTATGCAGATTTTGGGTGTCAATTCAGAAACGTGACGCTCAACTTACCTGTATAGCCAAACCGGCAGCCCCTGTTCCAGAAGCCATTTTATGGTCGGCATCATGGACACTGGAGCATCTTTCCAGTGCAAATCTCTGCAAAAGGAACATCAGTTAAGGAGAACTGGTAGTAAGTGGAAACGATTCAATTTCCTGtttgaaacttttgctcccagAAATTAAGCAATCTTACGTGCAGCCTGACCACTTTGTCGTTCTAGCATGGAAAGCCTTTTGCACCATGGGATTGTTCAGGTAAGAGTGGATATAGTAGTTGCTGCATGGATCAATTCCCCGAACCTGTAGAATTTAGAACAGAAAAACTGTTCATAATCttgcaaaaaagaaaagaaatactCTTCATAAAGCAAACAGACATGCAAAGTCACCACGGAAAGTGACTTAGAGTTAATAAATTAATAGCATATCAGCAACAAGAAGTCTAACAGAAATGATCTTATAACTTCTTATAAAACATAAAGAAAGAATTGCTCTTACATAGCTGCTGGGGTAGTAGTTTCCATTGGGTTCGTCAATGCAAACAGGAGCGTATATATTGTACCCACTAATGTTTCCAGAATCATATGCAGCCATAGCATCAGAGCATGTGATACCATCCGAAGGACTGAATTTGCAGGTCCTGGTAATGTTGGCCCACACCTCATCTGATATCACTCCATGGCTCCACAAGTAGTCGATTTGCCCCTTTGTGTTCTTATTATCGTCAAGATATGCATTGCCAACCTAAAAACATAGAGATTCCTCAACTCTTGCACTGAAAAATATTTCATCATGAATCTCTTCCCTACGGTACTAAAAAAAGGAGTTCctaaaaaaacaaaaaaggaAGAAAATTGTAAGCTATAAGCTTTTCTGTTCTGGGTATTGACTAATCATTGAGTATTTACTCACCAATATAGCCCGTAGATTTATGATGTTACTTTTACTATTCATATTGTAACTAAGGATAGCCGTTGCGAGCTGCGGAACATAGTGTCCGGCGTAGCTCTCCCCGGAGATGTAAAAAGCACGCCCTTTGTACTCAGGGAACCTCTCGATCCAATTGGTCAGGAAGACGAACGCGTCGTCTGCTGTCCTTTGGTCACCGCTCTTACTGTAGTCAGAAGATGTGTTGGAGTAGGAGAACCCAACACCAGCAGGTGACTCCAGGAAGAGCACGTTGGCCTCTGCAATTTTTTCACAATTGAATATACCCAGTCCGAAGGCAGGCTACTATGTGATAGTTAGGAAATGGAAACAAGAACACTGCTAAGATGTTACAACATCTCACCGTTGTTCCAGGCGTTCTCATTTCTGCTCAGCGTTTTGTTGTCACTGTTTATGCGGAATGGGCCGAGTTCTATCATTGCTCCATAGCCGAGCGATGAGCATCCAGGACCTGCACTGCATCAAGATTCAGCAAAGATCAAGCAAAGCAGGTGTGCACATGAGAGATGCTTCCCAGTTGAAGAAGAGACGTCTCAGCAGCCTGACCTCCGTTAAGCCACAGGAGTAGCGGCTTTGTCGCTGCATCGCTCGTCGCTTCGACGAAGTAGTAGAAGAGCGCACGGCCGTTCTTCTCGTCGACGCTCACGTACCCGCTGTACTGGTTGAAGCCGGCGCCGCCCTTAGGCTGGCCGGGGAGCGCCGTGATCTTGTCGGCCTCCCTCAGAGCGCTCTGGTCAGTAACAGAGTACTCTGCTCGGAGGCTTCTGGTGATCCTGAAGGCCGGCGCATTTGCACTGGAGGCACTGCTGCTCCTTCTCGATCGGATGAATTCTCTCAGACGAGCCTCTTGTGACGCATTTGCGCGCGGCGTAGCCACGCAAACGAGCAGAAGGAAGCATATGGAAATGCTTCTCATCTTGTTTTGTTTTTTTCCTGACGACCAAGATCGGCCAGATGCTGAACGCCAAGATGATCAAGCCTAGGCAGGAGTTTTGTACACGTCCAACCGATATTTTACAGTGATCAGGGTTACGTCACCGAAAATACTTTTGAAACGATCAATTTTGGAACCTTTATCATTAGCAATTTGGGATCTTGAGAAGATTTGGTCTAGCCATTGACCATTGAATACTACATTCGGCGGCTGAATGTCGTCGGGTTCCTTCTTGTACGCATGCGTAACAAAGCTTACAATCAAGAAGAAAACATTTTGGCTTGTAGTCCTAAAGCTGTacaaacaaatttatacagtaCATGCACACATATTCTTGGCTTGTCCTTACATTTGCTAGAACAGATGCCCAAGAAGGTTCCAGTTTGACGTATAGTTCTTTTGCTGATCAGTCCCTAACTTTCCATAGAAGACGACGGTCACTACATAGCTGTACTCCATAATGATTGAACCATAAACTAGTATATTTAAGATGTATATCTTATGTTCTAATCTACAAGTTTTTGTCCAAATGTTCGAGCAATATATCTACAAACTTTGTTCAACACATGTGCATTTAATGTTCCAATATACTTTTCATCTATTCTAATATTTGATACATGTTTATAGGTTTTTCTTTCAGTTACCCAAACTTTTTTTCAGGCATAAAAGAGTTTGTCCCCGATTGAAGACTTAACATGTATATCTTTTATTTCAGGTAGACAATTTCTTGTTTGAGTTGTAAAAACTTTTGTTGCACATATATAAACTTTTTTCTTGGCTTTTATATTTAACATTCAAATATATTTATCTGTTAATATTTCCTGCATATTATATTATTTGTTATATGTCCATAATGTTCTTGTTTCTGGTGTACTACCTTTTCTTCCGGCTGTAAATATCTTGTTCTACGTATTCATCTAATTTATTCTTGGTGTATAAATTTTTATTCCAGTTTTTGAAAAATTTCTTCATAATaatttttttgcaaaatgtcTCTTAGATTCTTCTCTTTTAATATCACATATAGAAAACATTAATTTTCATTAGCAAAATATTTTAATAAACCTTCTCTACTATTGTGTTCAATGAAGCATTTTTCTTAATTTTGCGGCTAGACCTTTTCAATTAACATAGATCAATGATAAAAAAAAGGTAAGTACAACTTTATGTATATAGGCTTACTGGATGGGTAGACCCATGTAGATTGGTGGAAGAAATGAGATGGGCAAATAAGAACATCGAGAGCGGGAGCAAACAAGTCTATGCACACATTGTTGAGGAGATCAAGACCAGTGCAAGAGCCTTTTGTGTCCGTTGAGTTTGTTCATAAAGGTCGAACATCTAACATAGATGCTCATAATTTAGCTAGAAGTTGGTAGGTAGAATGATGTGGTTGCTGTCACCATCCGAAGGCGTTTGTATCTCGGTTTCTAGAGTCATTAATCAATAAAAGTGATAATTTTCCTAAAAAATAATAAATAAATCTGAACTAACTACCTTCTACTGAAGTTTAAGTTTAGTTCTCCTATTTTAGTTTTTTTAAGAGCCAAACACATAGACTAAAAAGAAGATTTTAGTCCACTAGTTCTTAAGAGGTGGCTAAATGGGACTATAAATGGGACTAAAGCCCTATTTTTCCACCCCGCCCCTCCCCAGCGACCCTATCCGATAGCCTCGGTCTCTCCCCCTCGCTCCTCTgctctccccgccgccgccccgtgcaCCCCCGCCGGCCACGCAACCCCAGGCCGCGTCCCctcgccacccgccgccgccgccacccgcaacccgccgccgccgcgatcgcgGGCCCATTCTCCGACGCGTCGCCACGGGACTTCCTGCTTCGCCCACCGCCGCGCTCTCCCCGGACCTGAACGGCTTCGCGGCGGCCCTCGGCGGCGCGCCGGGCTTCTGGCCCGGGATCCTCTCGCCCGCCGCTCTCCCTCTGGCGGCCTCCACGGGGCTGTTCTCGCCGATGCTGTTCGACCCGAGCTGCCTCTCGTGGCTGGGCGAGCTGAGCCCGTTCCACCCCTCCGCCGGCACCCGCGCGGAGCAGGCGCCGCCGTTCGCGCCCAGCCCGCGCAGCAGCCTGCTGCTGGCCACGCCCACCATGCCGTTGCCGCCCAGTCTCTGTGCTCGAGTTCTTCAGCAAGGGCAGCAGAGCAAGGGCCGGGGGTGGGATAACTGCTGATTGCCCTCCATCCAAACAGAGTAGGGATAGGGACTAAACTTGAGTCCTTAGGAACTAAAGGGATCCAGACAAGGCCTAAATAAGTTGTCTGTAATAATTTTATCTAATCTTGTTGCAAGGATTCAAACTCGAGGCTTTTAGCTTTAATACCATATTGAGTTGAAAGTACCGAGGAGTTCAACCCAAAAGACTAACTTTATGAAGAAAGATGGCCAATTTGTCTATATTTCAAACGGGTGGATTGCCAAAATGGGCTTAGCGCTACAAGTGCTGAAAAGAATTTGTAGTGCGAGCGATGCCTAATGGCCCCCAAGTTATGGGCTAACCAATGAGTAGATTTTAGGCGATGGGGTAGTACAACATTGTCTGTCGTGTCAAACATTTCAACAGCAAGGTTTATGGTTTAATACAAATCGTCACAAAAGTTTGTGTAAATAACCAACTACTGGATTTCCATGATCCTGCAAAAGGCAGGAGGTGTGGTTGCCTTTATTCCTTTTCAGGTGAACACCACCCCACTAGAAAGCTTCTCAACACACATGTGCATGTGTTAAGTCATAAGACCATGAGCTGAACGCCTGAACTTAAACGAGACATTGTGAGGAATTAAAAATCCGATCCGATCGATCATCCCGAGGAGAACAGAACTGGAAATCTGAACGCCAAGATCACTTTGGGATGTCAGCAGGTGGGAGCATGTTCTTCAGGAAAGCGTAGAGAAGGACAAGTGACCTCTTAGGCTGGAAAGTAGGGACCAAGTGACCAGCTGCCCTCACTGACGCGAACGTGAAGCCTCCTTGGTACTGCTGAACATAGCCTCCAACCTGCATCCGTCAGAGCATTCCGCATCAAACTCGATCTTCCAAATCGCACCTGAACTATTTCTACTATCTACGCTTGTGCAGATCTCTTACCTCGCTGTCAGGGGTGTACCAAGGGCGCCACTTGTTCGTGATGGTTAGATTGAGGTCATTGACAGAAAACCGCGTCGCCGTAAGTGAGCATACAGAATCAAAATCACCACTGCAAAAGAGTTGGGAAAATAAAGAGTTATGGTATTTCTAAtgtgcaagatctgaaacagtTTATTTTCAGTTTCAT is part of the Panicum hallii strain FIL2 chromosome 2, PHallii_v3.1, whole genome shotgun sequence genome and encodes:
- the LOC112881114 gene encoding classical arabinogalactan protein 4-like — translated: MRWANKNIESGSKQVYAHIVEEIKTSARAFCPRSLPLAPLLSPPPPRAPPPATQPQAASPRHPPPPPPATRRRRDRGPILRRVATGLPASPTAALSPDLNGFAAALGGAPGFWPGILSPAALPLAASTGLFSPMLFDPSCLSWLGELSPFHPSAGTRAEQAPPFAPSPRSSLLLATPTMPLPPSLCARVLQQGQQSKGRGWDNC
- the LOC112881113 gene encoding uncharacterized protein LOC112881113, with translation MRSISICFLLLVCVATPRANASQEARLREFIRSRRSSSASSANAPAFRITRSLRAEYSVTDQSALREADKITALPGQPKGGAGFNQYSGYVSVDEKNGRALFYYFVEATSDAATKPLLLWLNGGPGCSSLGYGAMIELGPFRINSDNKTLSRNENAWNNEANVLFLESPAGVGFSYSNTSSDYSKSGDQRTADDAFVFLTNWIERFPEYKGRAFYISGESYAGHYVPQLATAILSYNMNSKSNIINLRAILVGNAYLDDNKNTKGQIDYLWSHGVISDEVWANITRTCKFSPSDGITCSDAMAAYDSGNISGYNIYAPVCIDEPNGNYYPSSYVRGIDPCSNYYIHSYLNNPMVQKAFHARTTKWSGCTDLHWKDAPVSMMPTIKWLLEQGLPVWLYSGDFDAICPLTATRYSIIDLELSVMEPWRPWTANKEVGGYVQQYTGGLVLVSVRGAGHQVPYFQPERSLVLVSSFLKGKLPPYRTVNLGEIDTHFTVKMRNTASLIYLLLLICAAALHADASQEAQLREFIRSRRTNRSDKGMFKVSNIGQRVGGSLQRTSYSGGPDQSTLKAADKIMLLPGQPDGVDFDQYGGYITVDEKNGRALFYYFVEALQDASTKPLLLWLNGGPGCSSLGYGAMQELGPFRVNSDNKTLSRNMYAWNNVANVIFLESPAGVGFSYSNTSSDYDISGDQRTADDAYVFLINWLERFPEYKSRPIYISGESFAGHYVPELAATILVQNSYNSKTAINLRGILVGNPLLDWNMNFKGQVDYFWSHGSMSDEVFANITRHCHFDNSDGLVCDGAIDAFDPGQIDPYNIYAPICVDAANGAYYPSGYLPGYDPCSDYYTYAYLNDPAVQNAFHARMTEWSGCTNLHWKDAPISMVPTISWLIEMKLPVWIFSGDFDSVCPLPATRYSIHDLNLHVTTPWRPWTVNMEVGGYVQQYKGGFTFASVRGAGHMVPSSQPERGLTLLDSFLKGMLPPYVPEQ